DNA from Daucus carota subsp. sativus chromosome 1, DH1 v3.0, whole genome shotgun sequence:
ttaatcaattaatatttactaaACTAACCATCAATTAACTTTTAAATCTCAACGTCttattattattcttaaataCCCGCTTCAACCTAATTATTATCCTAAATTCCCAAAATCCACAACTTGGTACTTGAATAGATTGTTAAATctcttattttaatattatttaatatagacTAATCTCTCCCTTACTTAAGTTAGGTAAGGTGTTCCTTTTATCaaccattattaaaatataataatcaaatttttaataaatttctagATTCCACATTTTATCTTAGTATTTTAATAAACACTTAAATCTTTAAAACTCCTATTTCACAACTTAAACCGAATAACCCTAAAGTCTTCATTTTAGTATAAATTTCACTCCCACTACACCGCAACATTTTATTATCgaataaacataattaaattatcCTAAATACCCCTTTAATTGCCAATTAacttattttaactaaaaataaatcTCAGCTGTTATTTACCAAACTGCCCCTGCTGTCTCCCCTCTCACCCCCCTCGAGCCACCGGCGTTGGCCGGATTCCGGCGGCGCAGCCATCTCCACCCTCTCCCTTGCCAACCTCcgcacctctctctctctctctctctctctctctctctctctctctctctctctctctctctctctctctctctctctctctcgctggAGTCGCGACCACGGCGATTCTCGCCGCTGCAGCCACCAACGGTGGTCCTGCCACCGTCCTACAGCCACCATCGTCGTCGACGATGGTGCTGCGACCCGCTTCCCCCTCCCAACTCCGATGCCGAGCCACCTACGCCCCTTCTCAGCCCTCCTCCTGCGATCGTCCGCGAACGAAAAGTCGCGGTGGCGTAGCCACCGTCGACCGCCGGACTGCCGCCACCAACGGCCACCATTCCTCCCTTCCAACACTCCTCTTCCTCCATTAAACACAAACCCcaaatcaatttcaacaatcAATAATCAAAATACAAAAGCCCCAATTCAATTcataaaaccctaaccctaattttGAAATCAATTTGGGGAAATATAAATCTAGGTCTACAGTTGTGCACAGGAGCGGTTAAACAGgtgatacacacatatatacagcTGGCCATACAAGTACATGCCCCAACTGAGTAAAGAAATCAAATACAGACAATAATTGGAATCTAGTGGGTCCTTTACCAGAATAAACAACGCTTAAAACAAATAGAATACCCACATGCTTCAGGTTAATTAATGAAGGAAAGGTAGTTGAAAATTACTTACCTTGTCTAGACTGAATTCAACTGCTCTGTACTTTCCGTTAACTCCTTTTCTTTCTCACTCTTTAGTCTCTCTCCCGTGATTGTAGTGATTGTAGTGGTAATAAAAATCTTGGGTCTTAAATCAGCCTTTTATAAACAAAACTTTTAGGTAATATTGCAATTAAGGACACTTACCCTATTTATTCTCAAGGCCTTatatcttaaataaataaatttattctcacTTAATTGCCCATACTCTACTTTCCAATAAATCTCGCGCTGTATTATTTTCGATCTAATCTATCACCCCTCAACATATCGAGATcaaacaataatattattttaaccgTAATTATTATTAACCTAAATATATCCCTAAATACATCGATAATAATAttcacattaataataataataaatctcGTGAAACTTAATAATTAGATTAATAAGTTATTGTCGTACGTACTTGTGAAAATATGGttgttacacatatattttatttcatttggtAATTGAAAACATCAAGTAAAAATTGAGTCAATCCAAAatgcaattaaaaatattaagttcataataatattattataaatagcaTTTCTTGTACTACAGGAAAAGCATacttaaaatacataaaaataaaattatttgtattGTGCTCATGACATTCGCTTAGCACAATTGTTTATTATTAGCAAAGAACACTGcttttttaatctaaaataaaattatttgtattGTGCTCATGACATTCGCTTAGCACAATTGTTTATTATTAGCAAAGAACACTGCTTTTTTAATCTATTCCTCAGttgttttccaaacagctttggAGTTTTGTAACATTCAAAGGCTTATAAAAGAGGTGATCTAAACCCGCCTCCATGAAATGACGTCTTGAGGTTTCATCATCACAAGATGAAACTCCAATTATCTTACATCCCACTCCTAGGCTTCGTAACTTTTTAGTGGCCTGAAATCAAACAATAGACAGCCAATTAGATGTTTAGAAAGAATGTGCACAAAtccatacacacacatatatatatacacacacaaacttTATATCAGAAATATTAAAGAATTTATAGAATAATATGCAGAACTAACCTCAATACCATTCATCACCGGCATTTCCATATCTGTAATTATAAGATCGAAATGCCCTTTCCCAGCTTCATACATATTAACTACTTCTATGCCATCATTGAGTGTTGAAACTTCAAaaccaaaataatttaaaagacCTCTGGTTATAATTCTAATTCTAGTTACTGGATCATCGTCAACAACAAGGGCCGATTGTCTTTTAGCAGAAGTCATGGAACTACCAAGTGGGCAGGCCATGCTTTAGATAATCtgttcaacaaaataaaaaagaagagaGGTTGAATACATAATTCAAAACAATAACaacaatcaaatatatatctatatatatacatataaatataaacatatatcagGTGCATAGGAATGAAAATACTAAACATTCAGGTACTCCATATTCACTTGCCCTGTTGATTTGTTGAGCTAGAATACAGATAGCTGAGATGATGAAAAATATAACAACAAAGTTTCGATTTTATAGGCTTTTGGAGATTATCTTGGATTTTGTGAgattataatcaattattacACAAATAAATTACTTTTCAAATATTCGATTTTGTAgattttattgatatttatttaataaatcgaGAGATAATAAGATATGATAAGAGATTCTAAATctttggattttataaaaagaGTGCTCCTCTTATAACTAACTAAAGAGTAATGTtacccaaattttgttccaATTTTTTTCCCCCAAATAATCTGGAGATAACTTATTTTAATTGAGCAATTTATGAGTATAGAAGAAGAATTGTTAACAATTTTGGATACTTAGCATTTTCCTATAAGAATTGTTATCtcttttatgaatatatttgagtttattatatctttattttgtTGATTGATGTTATATCTTTGTTATAGGAGTAGTATTACTTTATCTTGATTTATGCAGGACCAATAtgatatcaattttattattatatttctacCACAATGATGTCATATTTAACTAAAGTGTTtaagaaaatgatattttatttaccaGTCATaagagatttttaaattttgtgtgaAGATTAAATTCACATATCATGGATATCCAATATGTATGAGGCAATTATTTTAACAAGTAGATATTTTATTTACCGGTCATAAGATTTTCGAATTTTGCGTGAAGATTAGATTCTCATGTCTTGGATATCCAATATGTATCATGAACAAACATTTCTCACATAAGAGGTCTTGttaatgttatatattttttaatttataatttcaattcatgtttaaactaatattataatattagtttaaaaattagaggaaagttctatggagaccgctgTTTCATcggagaccacgtatgttctgcaatcaaaacactataaaagacattattttgtaaaatatgttctaaaaatatcatgtattcattaaaattgttgaaaatcatctatgtttaataagtatataatgtatgttctgcaagttgaacaaatgttctgcaaactaaacatattttatataacaaaacattttgtaatgttacacatgtaaaacttatatgatattcaagattttaaatgaaataatgatttcgtagaacatgatttgtaaaactataagttttgcaatatttttatgaaatattttatttgcagaATATATGTGGTCTTCAGGTCTTCAGAAAAAAtgcggtctccatagaacttaactcttaaaaattataatgacatatgTTTAAGATAGATTTTTCAAGGAAatgaataacataaaatatagttttcaCTGTAATTGATCTGATGAAAGTTTTGAATAGTCTAtccaaactttaaaaaataaagttaaaaattacaatattatttattttacatagaCTTTTGTGACACTATTCATccaaaaagtaaaattatatgtgtgtgtcaaAATTCACTAAAATTTCCTTCCATAAAAGTCTGTAGACGAATTATTAAATACATTTTCTACGCTCTCAAGCCTAGTATCAGTCTCCTTTGCACCAACTCTAACTAAAGTACTAAACTGTCTCATATCCAGCAAAAGGGAATTAGTATAGACCTCAGAATCAGAACCCGCCCTATAAATTTTGGTGCCTAcacaatatttgaaaataatatctcTATTTTTAAGATagtaatgtaaaaaattggggacattcaaattaatatacaaCTACTTATTCAAatacatgtaaatatataaacacataaatttatcattatatattacatattattttttgatgcaCATGGAAATCTTATTCTTGGCCAGAATAATATTAAACAAGATAGTGTTTGAAtgccttttaatattttttttccgaatgtgtttaaatgtttttttaGTATGGAGTAAAGATCAGTATGCTTTTTGTTAGAGTTTCTCGAAAAGAATGTTTACACAATATTGTAGTTCTTTAGCATGtgtttaattttatgtatttccCTTCTCCAAAAGCAACAAAAGCTCAATCCTAAAACAGACATATCTACTGCCATCAAGTATTGAGAAATTAAACCAGCTCGTGCTGCACGTACAATAATCTTGGTATATATGCAATATTATTGTATACATGCACATCGAGTATTACCAAGCATGTGGAGTATCTATATGCGTAAATCGGGTGCATCAAAAACATGATTTGGTACAGTCTTAGGAGAATGAAATCTTGAGAGGATTCACATAATTAAAAAGGGAGGCATGTTTGCCTACATGCAGAGAGGATTactttatgtatatattttgacaCTTTGACAAGGATCCACCTTCCACATTTTCTAGAGGGGGCTAAAGAAATATTATTAGACTAGGAGACCAATGGTTACGGGTCGAGAATGAGGATTTATTCTATTATTGGAATTGTTTGTGGCATTAGGGTTTTGAGACTTATTCATGGAGTTTGTGGTTGTCCATGAATTAGGATTCGAGGAGTTAGCCACATCTCTAGAATAATCAAGGTTTTGTTGAGAGTGAGAGTCTAGATTGTTTTATTTTGGAAAAAGGTTTACATATTTTGGAtcctttaatattatatatacatttgttTCTATTAAATAAAGATCTATCTACAAGGATTTGTACTAATATTCATTTTCAACTTACAGTTTTGCctagttaaaaattttgattcatAAGATGTTATAAAGTACCGTACCCTTTAAGTTTCCATCACGGTAATTTtaactttatattattatttaaagagatccattaactttttaataatatagtgttaGGATCTAAGTTTGAGACATTTTTAAtgcatttaatttaattaaaaatatagatgtattcagatatttttttaaaaaaaatattgtgaatTTTGAAGATAAAAGAAAGGTGATTGACTTGTACTGGTATAACTTCTTTGGTTTTTAAGGCATAAGCCGAAATTGTACCTCTCTTTCACGAGCAAATTACTAACAAGTTGAGCTCTTGAGGCCACCGAGAGAAGTGGAAGAAGCTCTTTCTTGGACAAAGAGAGATGGATATGTGAGTTGTGTATTTATGACGGACTCTAAGCTTTATGTGGACGCACggaagataatattatttttattttttcagttaGAGAATAGAGACTGTGTTGAACTGAATAAGCATTTTGATGAAGTAATACTGCAGATTCGCATTAATGTGCGAATGCATTAGCTCATTTGTTAGCAGATTCTATAGTCTTGATCCTTAGATAGTTACTGTAGTTAGGACTCTTTTGTATACTCTTGGCCAGACTAGATCCGATGTAGTAGGGATTACATGTTTTGTTGTATTTTTGCTCCATCATGACCTGTACTCCTTAAAACTTCGGATATTATGACCACTTTCATGATATTTTGTCTTGTTCAGTTACTTTCATTCTGTTTATTTGCACTCTCTACTTATCATTTATCTTTTACCTACTTCATGGTTGTCAAATGTATTACATGTCGATGATCAACTGGAaagtttttctaaaaataataataaaaaaaagagttttcaaattatttgatttttgaaaagagttttaaaaaggttttcagaaatattaaactttatcGTTTTCctattaaattttcaaaacatacAGTTTTGGCTTaagtttttcaataaaagtcTACAACCTTGTTTCTATTCCTATATTGAGATTTGACAATTGTACCTTATTTTACTTTCAACCATGCATTTATATTCTGAAGAAATCTATTAACCTGTGTTCGTTTCTTCTTATAATTAGAAACAAGATGAATCCAAACCAAAATGATGAACCAGTTGATGAGCAAATTCCTGATGTTCCACCTGGATTTCAACCTCAAACAAATCATGTTCAAATGCTTGTTAATCTTCTTCAACAAGGTTTTCAAGCCAACCCTGGGTCAAGTTCTTCAAGTCAAAATTCCAAACCTTCTATTGCATTCAAATCTTTCAAAGCCCCCCAGAATTCAAAGGAACAGTAAATCCAGTCGAAGCCAAGATATGGCTGACGGAGATTGAGAAAACTTTTGAGATAGTTGGAGTAGAGGAAAATAAGAAAACTATATTTGCTGCTTTCATGCTTAAAGGTGAAACCAATTATTGGTGGGAAGCTAAGAAGAAGTTAGAAGGATCTAACGTGATACCATGGGCTAGGTTTACAGAGCTATTCCTAGAAAAATACTTCCCTAAGCACTTAGAAAATCAAATGGAGATTAAGTTTCTCGAGCTTAAGCAAGGTAATATGTCTGTTGCTGTATACGAAGCCAAATTCACTGAACTTTCAAGGTTTGCGCCGTATCAAGTCGATACAGATGAGAAGAAAGCAAGACGTTTCCAGCAAGGTTTGAAGCCTTGGATTCAAAGCAGAGTTGTTGTTTTCGAAATTACAAGTTATGCAACCTTAGTACACAAAGCGTGTATTGTTGAAACAAGTGGAAAATTGGCTGCCAAGGAAAGAaatgaaaagaagagaaaaaccCCACACACTTACCCAAAGTTTGAGAAGAAACCTTGGAACTTCAATAACAAGAAACCTTTTGTGAAAAAGGAGATATCACCAGTAGAGAATAGTCAGAAGCCCAGGTCTTCACAAACTGCAAATGTGCTACAAGGAAGAACCCCATTCCCCGAGTGTAAAACTTGTGGAAAGAAACACCCACCCCCATGCCATCAAGAATCTAAAACCTGCTATAGTTGTGGAAAGAAAGGTCACTACGCATCAAGCTGCAAGGAGAAGGCGGTCATATGTTTCAGTTGTGGAAAGGAAGGGCATATGGCAAGGGATTGTCCACAATCCCAGAAGGATGGTTCTACACCAAAGATTAATACACCACTTGAGGGCAAGACCACTAAGCCTACTGCTCGGACTTTCAATATGACTCTGAATGAAGCCATGGTTGATAACAACGTCATATCGGGTACACTTTCTGTAAACTCTTTGAATGCCTGTGTGTTAATTGATTCTGGAGCAAGTAGATCTTTTATATCTATTCAGTTCATGCATAAGTTGGGATTGGAGCCAATACCTTTAGAAGAAACGATGAGCATAGAAATAGCTAATCAAGAAGTAATCACCGTAGATAAAATCTGCCCAAATTGTGAGATAGCTATACAGAAACAAAATTTTGCAATAGATCTTATTCCTATAAAACTTGGAGAGTTTGAAGTAATTCTTGGGATGGATTGGTTGACTAAGTATGATGCTCAGATAAACTGTAGAAAGAAAAGAGTAAGTTTGAAGGGAAATGATGGAAAAAGGATAATAATGAGAGGGCAAAAGCAAGTTAAGAAGTTTTTGACAGTAATGCAAGCGAAAAGATTACTACGACAAGGATGTCAGGCATATCTAGCTCATGTAGTAAATGTAGAAAAGCCAAGTCCTAAAATTGAAGAAATTCCCGTCGTTAAGGAATATAAAGAGGTCTTCCCTGAGGAATTACCTGGATTACCACCTGATAGGCAAATAGAATTCACAATTGATCTTGTACCTGGTACAACACCTATATCTAAAGCACCTTATAGAATGGCACCTGCAGAAATGAAAGAATTAGCCACGTAGATACATGATTTACTATATAAAGGAGTAATTCGACCAAGTGTGTCTCCATGGGGAGCTCTGgtattatttgttaaaaagaAATATGGAACTATGAGATTATGCATAGATTATCGAGAGATAAACAAGATGACTATTaagaataaatatcctttacctAGAATTGATGATCTGTTTGATCAATTGAAGGGAGCATCCTACTTTTCAAAGATAGACTTGAGATCTGGATATCACCAATTAAAAGTTAAACCTGAAGATGtacctaagacagcttttagGACCCGATACGGACATTATGAGTTTTTAGTGATGCCATTTGGATTAACCAATGCACCTGCAgcctttatggatcttatgaaTAGAGTGTTCAAGAAATATCTGGATAAGTTTGTTATCGTTTTCATCgaagatattttaatatattctaaGACTAAAGAAGAGCATGAGGAACATCTTGGGATAACTTTAGAGACCCTAAGGAAAGAAAAGTTGtatgcaaaattttcaaaatgtgaGTTTTGAATGGAACAAGTACAGTTTTTAGGTCATATAGTTTCTAGAGAAGGAATCTCAGTAGACCCAGCAAAAGTGGAGGTAGTATCAAATTGGGAAAGGCCTAGAACCCCTACAGAAGTGAGAAGTTTTCTCGGATTAGCTGGATATTATAGGAGATTGGTAAAGGATTTCTCTAAGATTGCAACCCCTTTGACTAAGCTAaccagaaaagaagaaaagtttgaatggactCCTAAGTGCGAAGAAAGTTTTCAGGAATTGAAGAAAAGACTCACGATGGCTCCAGTACTAACTTTACCAGATGAAActggaaattttgtgattttcaGCGATGCGTCTCATAAAGGTTTAGGATGCGTTTTGATGCAGCATGGAAAGGTAATAGCGTACGCGTTTAGGCAACTTAAGGAATACGAATTGAGATATCCTACCCATGATATAGAAATAGCCGCTATAGTTTTTGCCTTAAAGATCTGGCGACATTATCTTTATGGTGAGAAGTGTGAGATATACACTGATCATAAGagtttgaaatatttgtttACTCAGAAGGAACATAATATGAAACAAAGAAGATGGTTAGAATTGATCAAAGATTATGATTGTACAATTAACTATCATTCAGGAAAAGCCAATGTAGTTGCtgatgctttaagtagaaaggaaAGAATCAATGCGATGTCTTTACCAAAAGACTTGATTAGAGAGCTGGAAAAGTTAAATTTAGAGGTTAAGGGTTCAGACCCTAGAGATGGGAAGATATTTGAGATGATAATACAACCAGATCTGTTAGAAAGAAtcaaaaagagtcaagaatATATGATTGAGGAAAAGCGTCTTGAGTTGTCAGGAGATGAGTATTTAAGCGTAAAGGATGATAAAGGAATTAGGAGATTTGCAAATAGGATTTGGATTCCTAACATGACAGATCTTAAAAGAGATATTCTAAGCGAAGCACACGAATCAAGGTATTTTATACACCCAGGAAGCACCAAGATGTATCAGGATTTAAAGAAGAATTATTGGTGGCCTAACATGAAAAGAGAAATCGCTGATTGGGTA
Protein-coding regions in this window:
- the LOC108216926 gene encoding uncharacterized protein LOC108216926; this translates as MNPNQNDEPVDEQIPDVPPGFQPQTNHVQMLVNLLQQEFKGTVNPVEAKIWLTEIEKTFEIVGVEENKKTIFAAFMLKGETNYWWEAKKKLEGSNVIPWARFTELFLEKYFPKHLENQMEIKFLELKQGNMSVAVYEAKFTELSRFAPYQVDTDEKKARRFQQGLKPWIQSRVVVFEITSYATLVHKACIVETSGKLAAKERNEKKRKTPHTYPKFEKKPWNFNNKKPFVKKEISPVENSQKPRSSQTANVLQGRTPFPECKTCGKKHPPPCHQESKTCYSCGKKGHYASSCKEKAVICFSCGKEGHMARDCPQSQKDGSTPKINTPLEGKTTKPTARTFNMTLNEAMVDNNVISGTLSVNSLNACVLIDSGASRSFISIQFMHKLGLEPIPLEETMSIEIANQEVITVDKICPNCEIAIQKQNFAIDLIPIKLGEFEVILGMDWLTKYDAQINCRKKRVSLKGNDGKRIIMRGQKQVKKFLTVMQAKRLLRQGCQAYLAHVVNVEKPSPKIEEIPVVKEYKEVFPEELPGLPPDRQIEFTIDLVPGTTPISKAPYRMAPAEMKELAT